One segment of Stappia sp. 28M-7 DNA contains the following:
- a CDS encoding carbonic anhydrase, whose amino-acid sequence MCDDHDFTLSRRGLLGLGAAAATTAFAGGFALPGKASAQQAAGAPNDISPEEALARLVEGNARYVADSGCNSDFSVGRAARAGVQYPFAGILSCADSRVAPELVFDHGPGELFVMRVAGNFVDVSGLASIEYGVAVLGIPLLVVMGHTNCGAVSATINVVKEGTELPGHLPDLVGMLKPGVEAALAEKPADPLAAATRANVVHNVEKLKAAGPIVAEAVAAGKVRVVGAIYDIATGKVEFI is encoded by the coding sequence ATGTGTGACGATCACGACTTCACCCTATCGCGGCGCGGCTTGCTGGGGCTCGGTGCGGCGGCAGCAACGACCGCCTTTGCTGGTGGCTTCGCACTGCCGGGCAAGGCAAGCGCTCAACAGGCGGCCGGCGCTCCCAACGACATTTCTCCCGAGGAGGCGCTGGCGCGGCTTGTCGAGGGCAACGCGCGCTATGTCGCCGATTCCGGCTGCAACAGCGATTTCTCCGTGGGCCGTGCCGCGCGCGCGGGAGTGCAGTATCCCTTTGCCGGAATCCTGTCCTGCGCCGACTCGCGCGTCGCCCCGGAACTGGTCTTCGATCACGGACCGGGCGAGCTTTTCGTCATGCGTGTCGCCGGCAATTTCGTCGATGTCAGTGGCCTTGCCAGCATCGAGTATGGCGTCGCCGTTCTGGGCATCCCGCTTCTCGTCGTGATGGGGCACACCAATTGCGGCGCCGTCTCCGCCACCATCAATGTGGTGAAGGAGGGAACGGAGCTGCCGGGGCACCTGCCGGATCTCGTCGGCATGCTGAAGCCGGGCGTTGAGGCAGCGCTGGCCGAAAAGCCGGCCGATCCGCTCGCCGCCGCGACCCGTGCCAACGTCGTCCACAATGTCGAGAAGTTGAAGGCGGCCGGACCGATCGTTGCCGAGGCGGTTGCTGCGGGCAAGGTTCGCGTCGTCGGCGCGATCTATGACATTGCCACCGGCAAGGTCGAGTTCATCTGA
- a CDS encoding M3 family metallopeptidase: MTDASVADRNPLLAEWTAPFGLPPFGEIEPWHYETAFEAALTLARQAVNQIADSPETPSFANTIEAMELSGRELTRVASVFFNLAGSHTSEELQRIERDIAPKLARHSSETLLNQALHARVAALWEARDTLGLDEEQARVLERYHRMFTRAGAALDEAGRTRMAEITQRLAVLGTQFSQNVLADEAGYQLLLESEEDLAGLPGFLRQAAAEAASERGHPGKHVITLSRSLIEPFLQFSTRRDLRETAFKAWISRGEMGGDTDNRTIIAEILKLRDERARLLGFDSFAAYKLDDTMAGTPQAVRELLETVWTPAVAQARKEAEALQALAAESGDNIAISPWDWRFYAEKLRQRDHALDEAELKPYFQLEKMIEAAFHTAGRLFGLTFREVEGLKLYHPDVRAFEVLDADGDHVGLFLGDYFNRSTKRSGAWMSAYRRQEKLASNIRPIIVNVMNFAKAPKGQPTLLTFDDARTLFHEFGHALHGLLSDVTYPMISGTSVARDFVELPSQLYEHWLSEPEVLSRFAVHVETGEPMPAELMERVLAARNFNQGFSTVEYLSSALFDLDVHTRQAHGEADIAALEHETLSRIGMPAEITMRHRPTHFAHVFSGDGYSAGYYSYMWSEVMDADAFTAFEETGDIFNAELARRLRDAIYSAGGRQDPKDAYVAFRGALPDAGPLLKKRGFA; this comes from the coding sequence ATGACCGACGCATCCGTCGCCGATCGCAACCCATTGCTTGCCGAGTGGACCGCCCCATTCGGGCTCCCGCCGTTCGGCGAGATCGAGCCGTGGCACTACGAAACGGCCTTCGAGGCGGCCCTGACGCTGGCGCGGCAGGCCGTAAACCAGATTGCCGACAGCCCGGAGACGCCGAGCTTTGCCAACACGATCGAGGCGATGGAACTGTCGGGGCGCGAGCTGACGCGCGTTGCGTCGGTGTTCTTCAACCTTGCGGGAAGCCACACGTCCGAAGAGCTGCAGCGGATCGAGCGCGACATTGCGCCCAAGCTTGCCCGTCATTCCAGCGAAACGCTGCTCAACCAGGCTCTCCATGCCCGGGTCGCGGCCCTTTGGGAGGCACGAGACACGCTGGGCCTTGATGAGGAACAGGCGCGCGTCCTGGAGCGCTACCACCGCATGTTTACCCGTGCCGGCGCGGCACTGGACGAAGCGGGACGAACCCGCATGGCCGAAATCACCCAGCGGCTTGCGGTGCTCGGCACGCAGTTCTCCCAGAATGTGCTGGCGGATGAGGCCGGCTATCAGCTGCTGCTGGAAAGCGAGGAGGATCTGGCAGGCCTGCCCGGATTCCTGCGTCAGGCGGCGGCTGAGGCTGCCAGCGAACGCGGCCATCCGGGCAAGCATGTCATCACCCTGTCGCGTTCACTGATCGAGCCCTTCCTGCAGTTTTCGACCCGTCGCGACCTGCGCGAGACGGCGTTCAAGGCCTGGATCTCGCGCGGCGAGATGGGGGGCGACACCGACAATCGCACGATCATCGCCGAGATCCTGAAACTGCGCGACGAGCGTGCGCGCCTGCTCGGTTTCGACAGTTTCGCCGCGTACAAGCTCGACGACACGATGGCCGGTACGCCGCAGGCGGTGCGCGAACTGCTGGAGACCGTGTGGACCCCGGCCGTGGCGCAGGCACGCAAGGAGGCAGAGGCCCTGCAGGCGCTTGCGGCCGAGAGCGGCGACAATATCGCCATCTCGCCCTGGGACTGGCGTTTCTATGCGGAAAAGCTGCGCCAGCGTGACCACGCGCTCGATGAGGCCGAGCTCAAGCCGTATTTCCAGCTGGAAAAGATGATCGAGGCGGCCTTCCATACCGCCGGGCGGCTGTTCGGCCTGACCTTCCGCGAGGTCGAGGGGCTGAAGCTCTATCATCCGGACGTGCGCGCCTTCGAAGTGCTGGACGCGGATGGCGATCATGTCGGCCTGTTTCTCGGCGACTACTTCAACCGCTCGACCAAGCGCAGCGGCGCCTGGATGAGCGCGTATCGCCGTCAGGAGAAGCTCGCCAGCAACATCCGCCCGATCATCGTCAACGTGATGAACTTCGCCAAGGCGCCGAAGGGTCAGCCGACGCTGCTGACCTTCGACGATGCACGCACGCTGTTCCATGAGTTCGGCCATGCCCTGCACGGCCTGCTCTCGGACGTGACCTATCCGATGATCTCCGGAACCTCCGTTGCGCGCGACTTCGTGGAGCTGCCCTCGCAGCTCTACGAGCACTGGCTTTCCGAGCCGGAGGTGCTGTCGCGCTTTGCCGTACATGTGGAGACGGGCGAGCCAATGCCGGCCGAGCTGATGGAGCGCGTGCTGGCCGCCCGCAACTTCAATCAGGGCTTTTCGACGGTCGAGTATCTCTCTTCGGCGCTCTTCGACCTCGACGTGCATACCCGCCAGGCCCATGGCGAGGCGGATATTGCTGCACTGGAGCACGAAACGCTGAGCCGCATCGGCATGCCGGCGGAAATCACCATGCGCCACCGGCCGACGCACTTTGCGCACGTGTTCTCGGGCGACGGCTATTCAGCCGGCTACTACAGCTACATGTGGTCGGAAGTGATGGACGCGGATGCCTTCACCGCCTTCGAAGAAACCGGTGACATCTTCAATGCCGAACTGGCCCGGCGCCTGCGCGATGCGATCTATTCCGCCGGCGGGCGGCAGGATCCGAAGGATGCCTACGTCGCTTTCCGGGGCGCGCTGCCAGATGCCGGCCCGCTGCTGAAGAAGCGCGGCTTCGCCTGA
- a CDS encoding AEC family transporter has product MLLTLSITGPFFAVIAFGFFAAKRGWMPDGAVRSLNVFVFNFAMPALVIRALAGQDIIAALTGPMVPVWVLAGGATFAVAMLAMRLLCGGGLAEMAVSGQAATIGNIGFLGLPLMLAAFGERAAAPMAVVLVLDLTIFIPLCIGLLEWASGKGASWRLIATVAKGVIFNPFVLAIVGGTLLSLAGGKLPQAGDNLLNFLGDAAGATALFSLGVQLASRRVEGEARVISLMIVMKLLVHPLAVLTSAMLFGLGAAETAILVVIASLPIAGNVFVVAERYGIFLQQLSAAILLSTTAGVITVSLALMWAGL; this is encoded by the coding sequence ATGCTCCTGACGCTCTCGATCACGGGACCCTTTTTCGCCGTCATTGCCTTCGGTTTCTTTGCAGCAAAACGTGGCTGGATGCCGGACGGGGCGGTGCGCAGCCTGAACGTCTTCGTCTTCAATTTCGCAATGCCGGCGCTGGTGATCCGGGCACTCGCCGGACAGGACATCATCGCCGCCCTGACAGGGCCGATGGTGCCGGTATGGGTGCTGGCGGGCGGCGCCACCTTTGCGGTTGCCATGCTGGCGATGCGCCTCCTGTGCGGCGGCGGGCTGGCCGAAATGGCGGTCAGCGGCCAAGCCGCAACAATCGGCAATATCGGTTTTCTCGGCCTGCCATTGATGCTGGCGGCGTTCGGAGAACGGGCCGCTGCGCCGATGGCGGTGGTGCTGGTTCTCGACCTGACGATTTTCATCCCGCTCTGCATCGGCCTGTTGGAATGGGCGTCGGGCAAGGGTGCGAGCTGGCGGTTGATCGCCACCGTGGCGAAGGGCGTCATCTTCAATCCCTTCGTGCTTGCGATCGTTGGCGGCACGCTCCTGTCGCTGGCCGGAGGCAAGCTCCCGCAAGCGGGCGACAACCTGCTGAACTTCCTCGGTGATGCGGCGGGCGCGACGGCGCTTTTCTCGCTCGGTGTGCAGCTTGCCTCCAGGCGGGTCGAAGGCGAGGCGCGCGTCATCTCGCTGATGATCGTGATGAAACTGCTTGTGCATCCGCTCGCCGTCCTGACCTCGGCGATGCTGTTCGGCCTCGGTGCAGCCGAAACCGCCATTCTGGTCGTGATCGCATCGCTCCCCATCGCCGGAAACGTCTTTGTCGTTGCAGAGCGATACGGCATCTTCCTCCAGCAACTCTCAGCAGCCATCCTGCTGTCGACCACCGCCGGCGTGATCACCGTCTCGCTGGCGCTCATGTGGGCGGGATTGTAG
- a CDS encoding pyridoxamine 5'-phosphate oxidase family protein, whose protein sequence is MTGEPLPAFRDDLELTLAECWRLLQEGAASRHSAFHVPTVATLDEQGLPELRTMVLRAAEPERRLLRFHTDRRSAKIAQVARSPSGAIHIYDKPSGIQLRLAASLSIEMEGDEVDAAWAASRSFSRICYRVTAAPGSEVEHPEDVAFDHGAADEGRGQFCILLARIHRIEWLHLAHAGHRRAVFEADEKNAGKPEWKGRWLVP, encoded by the coding sequence ATGACCGGCGAACCGCTTCCTGCCTTTCGCGACGATCTAGAGCTTACGTTGGCCGAATGCTGGCGGCTGCTGCAAGAGGGTGCGGCCTCGCGGCACTCGGCCTTTCATGTTCCCACCGTTGCCACGCTGGACGAGCAGGGCTTGCCCGAGTTGCGCACCATGGTGTTGCGCGCCGCCGAGCCCGAGCGCCGGCTGCTGCGTTTTCATACAGACCGCCGCAGCGCCAAGATCGCACAAGTGGCTCGCAGTCCCTCCGGCGCCATCCACATCTATGACAAGCCGTCCGGCATCCAGCTGCGCCTTGCCGCCAGCCTGTCGATAGAGATGGAAGGAGATGAGGTCGATGCGGCCTGGGCTGCGTCGCGCTCGTTCAGCCGGATCTGCTACCGGGTCACGGCAGCGCCAGGCAGCGAGGTAGAGCATCCGGAGGACGTCGCGTTCGATCACGGCGCGGCCGACGAGGGACGCGGCCAGTTCTGCATCCTGCTCGCCCGCATCCACCGTATCGAATGGCTGCATCTGGCCCATGCGGGCCATCGGCGCGCGGTCTTCGAGGCCGACGAGAAGAATGCGGGAAAGCCTGAATGGAAAGGCCGCTGGCTCGTGCCTTGA
- a CDS encoding NAD-dependent epimerase, whose translation MRKVLVTGSAGFIGFHLASRLLADGWQVIGLDCVSPYYDPALKEARVEILRQHPNFIEARISLEDRDAVMALMAEHAPERIVHLAAQPGVRYSLEAPQAYVDANVTGFLTVLEAARAYPVDHVVFASTSSIYGLDETMPLSPHRGGNHPISLYAATKKANEAMAHSYAHLFRIPLTGLRFFTVYGPWARPDMALYRFTRAILSGEPIDIYNNGEMLRDFTYVDDIVEGIVRIAERPPAVNEGWDAATSDPATSSAPYRIHNIGNSEPVKLLRYVDAIEAACGVKAIRNLMPLQPGDVLATWADVDDLTQATGFRPRTSVEDGVRAFVEWYRDFYKV comes from the coding sequence ATGCGCAAGGTTCTCGTCACCGGGTCTGCGGGCTTCATCGGCTTTCATCTGGCGAGCCGCCTGCTTGCCGACGGATGGCAGGTGATCGGCCTCGATTGCGTCAGCCCCTATTACGATCCGGCGCTGAAGGAAGCGCGGGTCGAGATCCTGCGTCAGCATCCGAACTTCATCGAGGCGCGGATCTCGCTGGAGGACCGCGATGCGGTGATGGCGCTGATGGCCGAGCACGCGCCGGAGCGCATCGTCCATCTGGCGGCCCAGCCGGGCGTGCGCTACTCGCTGGAGGCGCCGCAGGCCTATGTGGATGCCAATGTCACCGGCTTCCTAACCGTGCTGGAGGCGGCCCGCGCGTATCCGGTCGACCATGTGGTCTTCGCCTCCACCTCCTCCATCTACGGCCTCGACGAGACGATGCCGCTGTCGCCCCATCGTGGCGGCAACCATCCGATCTCGCTCTATGCGGCGACGAAGAAGGCGAACGAGGCGATGGCGCACAGCTACGCCCACCTCTTCCGCATTCCGCTCACCGGCCTGCGCTTCTTCACCGTCTACGGCCCCTGGGCGCGGCCGGACATGGCGCTCTACAGGTTCACCCGCGCGATCCTGTCGGGCGAGCCGATCGACATCTACAACAATGGCGAGATGCTGCGCGACTTCACCTATGTCGACGACATCGTCGAGGGCATCGTGCGCATCGCCGAGCGCCCGCCGGCGGTGAACGAAGGGTGGGATGCGGCGACCTCCGATCCGGCGACCAGCTCGGCCCCCTACCGGATCCACAATATCGGCAACTCCGAGCCGGTGAAGCTGCTGCGCTATGTCGACGCCATCGAGGCGGCGTGCGGGGTAAAGGCGATCCGCAACCTCATGCCGCTGCAGCCAGGCGATGTTCTAGCCACCTGGGCGGATGTCGACGACCTGACGCAGGCGACGGGCTTCCGTCCCCGCACGTCTGTGGAAGACGGCGTGCGTGCCTTCGTCGAGTGGTATCGCGACTTCTACAAGGTCTGA
- the galU gene encoding UTP--glucose-1-phosphate uridylyltransferase GalU: MQNKKIRKAVLPVAGLGTRFLPATKALPKEMLTIVDRPIIQYVVDEARNAGIEHIVFVTGRNKHVIEDHFDIAYELEDTLRSRSKASALKLLEAIRPMPGTTSFTRQQEPLGLGHAIWCARDIIGNEPFAILLPDMLMKSEPGCLSQMVEVYNQSGGNVISVEAVPEDQTQNYGIVEVDGDPSARTFTITGMVEKPAPGTAPTNLFINGRYILQPEIFQLLGSQETGAGGEIQLTDAMLSLMGMQPFTGLRFEGETYDCGSKSGFLAANIAFALEDEELARELRPLLQSLLDG, encoded by the coding sequence ATGCAGAACAAGAAGATCCGCAAGGCAGTCCTTCCGGTGGCAGGCCTTGGCACCCGTTTCCTGCCCGCGACGAAGGCCCTCCCCAAGGAGATGCTGACCATCGTCGACCGGCCGATCATCCAGTATGTGGTCGACGAGGCGCGCAATGCCGGCATCGAGCACATCGTCTTCGTCACCGGGCGCAACAAGCACGTGATCGAGGATCATTTCGACATCGCCTACGAGCTGGAGGACACGCTGCGGTCCCGCTCCAAGGCATCGGCGCTGAAGCTGCTCGAGGCGATCCGCCCGATGCCCGGCACCACCAGCTTCACCCGCCAGCAGGAGCCCCTGGGCCTTGGCCACGCCATCTGGTGCGCTCGCGACATCATCGGCAACGAGCCCTTCGCGATCCTGCTTCCCGACATGCTGATGAAGTCCGAGCCGGGCTGTCTGTCGCAGATGGTCGAGGTCTACAACCAGAGCGGCGGCAACGTGATCTCGGTCGAGGCCGTGCCGGAGGACCAGACCCAGAACTACGGCATCGTCGAGGTCGACGGCGACCCGAGTGCGCGCACCTTCACGATCACCGGCATGGTGGAGAAGCCGGCGCCGGGCACCGCGCCGACCAACCTGTTCATCAACGGCCGCTACATCCTGCAGCCGGAGATCTTCCAGCTGCTTGGCAGCCAGGAGACGGGCGCCGGCGGCGAAATCCAGCTTACCGATGCGATGCTGTCGCTGATGGGCATGCAGCCCTTCACCGGCCTGCGCTTCGAGGGCGAGACCTACGATTGCGGCTCCAAGTCCGGCTTCCTTGCCGCCAACATCGCCTTCGCGCTGGAGGACGAGGAACTGGCCCGCGAACTGCGGCCATTGCTGCAGTCGCTGCTCGACGGCTGA
- the kdsA gene encoding 3-deoxy-8-phosphooctulonate synthase, translating into MNQTCNGTVTVGNVAFAQDAPLSLIAGPCQMESRAHVLECAAAVKEIADSLGISVVFKASFDKANRTSIAASRGVGLSEALPVFAEIRETYGMPVLTDIHSADQCAPVAEVVDVLQIPAFLCRQTDLLVAAAKTGAVVNVKKGQFLAPWDMKNVLAKIVETGNPNVLLTERGASFGYNTLVSDMRALPIMAQTGAPVVFDATHSVQQPGGQGTSSGGDRTMVAVLARAAVAVGVAGVFIETHPDPDNTISSDGPNMIALKDLKDLLSDLMAFDRIAKSRPRGI; encoded by the coding sequence ATGAACCAGACGTGCAATGGAACCGTGACGGTCGGGAATGTCGCCTTCGCGCAGGACGCGCCGCTGTCGCTGATCGCCGGCCCCTGCCAGATGGAAAGCCGGGCGCATGTGCTGGAATGCGCCGCCGCGGTGAAGGAAATCGCCGACAGCCTCGGCATTTCCGTCGTCTTCAAGGCCTCCTTCGACAAGGCCAACCGCACCTCCATCGCCGCCTCGCGCGGCGTCGGCCTCAGCGAGGCGCTGCCGGTCTTTGCCGAGATCCGCGAAACTTATGGCATGCCGGTGCTGACCGACATCCACTCCGCCGACCAGTGCGCCCCGGTGGCCGAGGTCGTCGACGTGCTGCAGATCCCGGCGTTCCTCTGCCGCCAGACCGACCTGCTGGTCGCCGCCGCAAAGACCGGCGCGGTCGTCAACGTCAAGAAGGGCCAGTTCCTCGCCCCTTGGGACATGAAGAACGTGCTCGCCAAGATCGTCGAGACCGGCAATCCCAACGTGCTCCTGACCGAGCGCGGCGCCTCCTTCGGCTACAACACGCTGGTGTCCGACATGCGCGCGCTGCCGATCATGGCGCAGACCGGCGCGCCGGTCGTGTTCGACGCGACCCACTCGGTGCAGCAGCCGGGCGGGCAGGGCACCTCCTCGGGCGGCGACCGCACCATGGTGGCGGTGCTGGCGCGCGCGGCCGTGGCCGTCGGCGTTGCCGGCGTCTTCATCGAGACCCATCCGGACCCGGACAACACCATCTCCTCCGACGGGCCGAACATGATCGCGCTCAAGGACCTGAAGGACCTTCTGTCCGACCTGATGGCCTTCGACCGCATCGCCAAGTCGCGCCCGCGCGGCATCTGA
- the eno gene encoding phosphopyruvate hydratase codes for MTAIVDITAREILDSRGNPTVEVDVHLEDGAFGRAAVPSGASTGAHEAVELRDGGARYLGKGVQKAVDAANTEIFDAIGGLDAEDQIKIDEAMIALDGTPNKARLGANAILGVSLAVARAAAQSAGLPLYRYVGGAGARLLPVPMMNIINGGAHADNPIDVQEFMIMPVGAETLTEAVRMGSEVFHTLKKGLKDAGHNTNVGDEGGFAPNLASTEDALGFIMKSIEKAGYRPGEDICLALDAASTEFFKDGKYHLDGEGKVLGPDEMAAYLADFVGRYPIISIEDGMAEDDWAGWKALTDLVGSKCQLVGDDLFVTNSVRLREGIKKGVANSILVKVNQIGTLTETLDAVDTAHKAAYTAVMSHRSGETEDSTIADLAVATNCGQIKTGSLARSDRLAKYNQLIRIEEELGEQARYAGRSILKG; via the coding sequence ATGACCGCAATTGTCGACATCACCGCCCGCGAGATCCTCGACAGCCGGGGCAACCCGACCGTCGAGGTCGACGTGCATCTGGAAGACGGCGCCTTCGGGCGGGCCGCGGTGCCCTCCGGCGCCTCGACCGGCGCGCATGAGGCGGTGGAGCTGCGCGACGGCGGCGCCCGCTACCTCGGCAAGGGCGTGCAGAAGGCTGTCGACGCGGCCAACACCGAGATCTTTGACGCTATCGGCGGCCTCGACGCGGAAGACCAGATCAAGATCGACGAGGCGATGATCGCCCTCGACGGCACGCCGAACAAGGCGCGTCTCGGCGCCAACGCCATCCTCGGCGTGTCGCTGGCCGTCGCCCGCGCCGCGGCCCAGTCGGCCGGCCTGCCGCTCTACCGCTATGTGGGCGGCGCCGGCGCGCGCCTGCTGCCCGTGCCGATGATGAACATCATCAACGGCGGCGCCCATGCGGACAACCCGATCGACGTGCAGGAATTCATGATCATGCCGGTCGGCGCCGAAACGTTGACTGAGGCCGTGCGCATGGGCTCGGAAGTCTTCCACACCCTGAAGAAGGGCCTGAAGGACGCCGGCCACAACACCAATGTCGGCGACGAGGGCGGCTTCGCCCCGAACCTTGCCTCGACCGAGGACGCGCTCGGCTTCATCATGAAGTCCATCGAGAAGGCCGGCTATCGCCCGGGCGAGGACATTTGCCTGGCGCTCGACGCCGCCTCCACGGAGTTCTTCAAGGACGGCAAGTATCACCTCGACGGCGAGGGCAAGGTGCTCGGCCCGGACGAGATGGCCGCCTATCTCGCCGATTTCGTCGGTCGCTACCCGATCATCTCCATCGAGGACGGCATGGCCGAGGACGACTGGGCCGGCTGGAAGGCGCTGACCGATCTGGTCGGCTCCAAGTGCCAGCTGGTCGGCGACGATCTCTTCGTCACCAATTCGGTGCGCCTGCGCGAGGGCATCAAGAAGGGCGTCGCCAACTCGATCCTGGTCAAGGTCAATCAGATCGGCACCCTGACGGAGACGCTGGACGCGGTCGACACCGCGCACAAGGCGGCCTACACCGCCGTCATGTCGCACCGTTCGGGCGAGACCGAGGACAGCACCATCGCCGACCTCGCCGTCGCCACCAATTGCGGGCAGATCAAGACCGGTTCGCTGGCCCGCTCCGACCGGCTCGCCAAGTACAACCAGCTCATCCGCATCGAGGAAGAGCTGGGCGAGCAGGCCCGCTACGCCGGCCGCAGTATCCTGAAGGGCTGA
- a CDS encoding HEPN domain-containing protein, whose product MVRFSDATATFEHAISRAREMVNLYDALNAIRPNTAANDDALRSAYIQAVSSFDFFAHEAVAIESRYRFHQNILTRNISIPMNIITILDEEERIRATEAELRRSNSFKSFVDPSKLAEILSCFCQDPWTIIEIQFNSDKPQEQHLSSKNLKGQLKSIWARRNKIAHEADVDPTLSGIRLWPIDRYDTEMSIDFLLEIGKIIPLVISTQLNS is encoded by the coding sequence ATGGTCCGCTTTTCAGATGCAACCGCAACATTCGAGCATGCTATTAGCCGTGCCCGAGAAATGGTAAACTTATATGATGCGCTGAACGCCATTCGTCCGAATACCGCGGCTAATGACGACGCATTGCGCTCAGCCTATATACAGGCCGTTAGTTCATTTGATTTCTTTGCCCATGAAGCAGTTGCCATAGAGTCGAGGTACAGATTTCATCAGAATATTTTAACAAGAAATATCTCAATACCAATGAATATTATTACAATTTTGGATGAAGAAGAAAGAATAAGGGCTACAGAAGCCGAGCTAAGAAGAAGTAATTCGTTTAAATCTTTTGTTGACCCATCCAAGTTGGCTGAGATACTTTCTTGTTTCTGCCAGGATCCGTGGACGATTATTGAAATCCAATTCAACTCCGATAAACCACAAGAACAGCATTTGAGCTCAAAAAACCTGAAAGGTCAGCTCAAGAGCATTTGGGCCAGAAGGAATAAAATTGCTCACGAAGCGGATGTGGACCCGACCCTTTCAGGAATCAGATTGTGGCCCATTGATAGATACGACACGGAAATGAGCATTGATTTCTTACTTGAAATTGGGAAGATTATACCCTTGGTAATATCAACCCAATTAAATTCATGA
- a CDS encoding ParA family protein yields the protein MKQIAIFNHKGGVAKTTMTFHLAWMLSSLGKRVMVVDCDPQCNLTGTFLGEIDTDDYPFESNNPHAPKNIRDAVKPAFESRPYMIAPTELYPSATQEGLFLFPGHVGLSEYESQLAVAHELSNTLSALQNIPGALHQAIASSGGLYNIDIALIDMSPSLGAINQNLFMTSDAFIIPMAPDLYSSMALRSLARTLPKWADWRKKAAGNSILRAADYPFPDITPKYLGSIVQNFRKRARGDEEARPTAAFQKWFERLILTMKTDLLGALDSSGMLLDGQIYIEAEAPADRFLMEISSLDGLIAIAQELAKPVFAIDLDKDTKFRGTVADSYREKIEDVQQKFFHGAKKIIDLTDKL from the coding sequence GTGAAACAAATCGCTATATTCAACCACAAAGGCGGCGTAGCCAAAACTACAATGACTTTCCATTTGGCGTGGATGCTCTCCTCTCTTGGGAAAAGAGTTATGGTCGTTGACTGCGATCCGCAGTGTAATTTGACAGGAACGTTTCTTGGGGAAATAGATACAGATGATTATCCTTTTGAAAGTAACAACCCACACGCTCCGAAGAATATACGAGATGCAGTGAAGCCTGCGTTTGAATCGCGCCCCTATATGATAGCGCCCACTGAGTTGTACCCGTCAGCGACCCAGGAGGGCCTGTTTCTATTCCCTGGCCACGTTGGTTTGTCAGAATACGAGAGCCAGCTTGCGGTAGCGCACGAATTGAGTAATACGCTCTCGGCGTTACAGAATATTCCGGGGGCACTTCATCAAGCCATCGCTTCTTCAGGCGGGCTTTATAATATTGATATAGCCCTGATTGATATGAGCCCCAGTTTAGGCGCAATAAATCAGAACTTATTTATGACAAGCGATGCCTTCATTATACCTATGGCCCCCGATCTTTATTCGTCTATGGCACTGAGGTCCTTAGCTAGGACCTTGCCGAAATGGGCCGACTGGCGAAAGAAGGCAGCAGGAAATTCTATTTTGAGAGCTGCCGATTATCCATTTCCGGATATTACACCCAAGTATCTGGGATCTATTGTTCAGAATTTTCGCAAAAGAGCTCGAGGGGATGAGGAAGCGAGACCAACGGCTGCATTTCAGAAATGGTTTGAACGTCTTATACTTACAATGAAAACTGACCTTTTAGGAGCACTGGATTCCTCAGGCATGTTGCTGGATGGCCAGATATATATAGAAGCCGAAGCACCCGCAGATAGATTTCTGATGGAAATTAGCTCGCTGGACGGCCTAATAGCGATTGCACAAGAATTAGCGAAGCCAGTTTTCGCTATAGATTTGGACAAGGATACTAAATTTCGCGGCACAGTAGCAGATTCCTACAGAGAGAAAATTGAGGACGTACAGCAGAAATTTTTTCATGGCGCTAAGAAAATCATAGATCTAACGGATAAATTGTAA